TCTGGATATCTTCGCCCAACACGCAGAAACGGTAGAAGCAAAGATCCAGGTTGAGCTGGCTCAACTTCTTTACCGATTACCGAGACTTGCAGGTAAGGGTATAGACCTTTCAAGACTCGGTGGTGGCATAGGAACAAGAGGCCCTGGTGAGAAGAAACTGGAAGTAGACAGGAGAAAAATTAAAGATAGGATAAATCATCTGAAAAGAGAGCTGGAAGAGATTGAAAAAACAAGAGAGCTTCACTACCGCAGAAGACGGGAGATTTACAAAGTAACCCTTGTAGGATACACCAATTCAGGAAAATCTTCTATAATGAACCTCCTTACAAAATCCAACCTTCTCGTTGAAGATAAACCCTTTTCCACCCTTGATGCCACGACAAGAATTATGCATCAAGAAGTTCTCTCCAAACCCGTTGTAGTTTCAGACACCGTAGGATTCATTGAAGACATTCCGCACCACCTTATTGCCTCCTTTAAGGCTACGCTTGGAGTTGCAAGGGAAGCAGATGTCCTGATCCATGTAATTGATATCACCAATGAGCCCATAGATAAAAAAATTCAAACGGTAGAGTCTGTCTTAAGCGATATTGGATGTGGTGACAAACCGATTATAAAAGTTTTTAACAAAACCGACCTTGTAATAGAGAAAAATGTTATAGAAAGACTGCGTTCCAATTATCCTGACGCCCTATTTATCTCAGTCAAAATGAAAATCGGGATTGAAGAGCTGAAAAATGAGATTATAAGAAGATTTCAAAGATTTGAAGAACTCTCAAAAAGCTCGAAAAAGTAGTAAAGCCCCCATAAAACCGCATGTTTTTCATATTCACCCATATTTATTATATTCCTCAAAATTTCACCGTCTCCACCAGTTACAATGACCCTATCTTCACCCGTTAATTTAACTGCACCTTCAACAAGACCTTTAATTGCATCAACAAGACCTTTTATAATACAATCTACCGAAGATACTGGAAAAAAATGGGAATAATCCTCAATAATCTTCTTATCCAAAAACCGCCTACTTTTAGCAAGTTCGTTTACAATCAAAGAGGAATAATTTTTTAACCTCGTTCCCCTTTTAAAGCTATCCACGAGGATTTTTAAACCCGGAAATATTGCTATTGGATGGTGAATCTCGTTATTTACCCATTCAATATTGATAAAAGTACCTGCATCTATTCCAAGACCCTTTCCGTGCCGTTTCCAGATATAATAAGCCAGCGCCAGCCTGTCATCACCTAATTGTAAGGGATCCTCATAGTGAATCCTTAAGAATTTCTGAGTTTTTGAAGATAAACGTAAAATTTCACCCTTATATTGAGCCTCCACCAGTCTTTCGCTTAATTTCCTAAAATTCCTCTGCGAAACCGAACTATAAACAACCGCCCTGGCATGGCGCAGGTCCTCCAGTCCCGGCAGACCATCAAAAGCTTTAATTAGTTTCCCGCCAATAAAAAGCCCTGTATGAATATTAACATTACCAACATCAACACAAATTAATAAATCCATTCTATCCACACAATATCATTAAATTTAAAACACCCCACAGTGGTATCTAAATTTAGTTCCTCATCTATGTCCCTTATCTCACACGCCACCTCTCGACCGCCTCTTAAATGCAAAAAGCATTTTCCATGAAGAGACACAACCTTGTAGTACTCCTGAAATATTTTTTCATAATCCTGTCCCTCAAGATCCTCAATCTCATTAATCAGACTGTCTGCAATTTCAGGGACAGGCCTTTTAACGCCCGTTTCGAGGAACAAACTGGTTGCAATTCCTTTTATTTCCTCAGGAAACTCTTCCTGATTTACGTTAATACCAATACCTATTATCGTTGCTTCACTGATTTGTTCTACAAGAACACCCCCAATTTTCTTTTTATCTGCGAAGATATCGTTGGGAAACCTGATTTTTACTGGTAAAAAAACTAAAAGTGTTCTGTAAGAGGCAAGAGCCCCAAGGGTTAAAGCTTTTTTTGAATCAATTTTATTTAACACAAAGGAAGAATAAAGGCCTCCCTTTTGGGAAATCCACTTCCTTCCCTGCTGACCCCTGCCTTTTGTCTGTTCTTCAGAAATAACCACAAAAGGGATTTCTACGCCACTCTCAAGAAAAAATTTAGCGGTATCATTTGTAGATTTGCAAATTTTTATGTAATACCTATCCACAGGCTGCTACTGCAAAGGCAATTGAATAATACTTTAATTCAGGTTCATCAGCACGGGAAAGCAAGACAACGGGAACTTTTGCACCGTAAATTAGTCCACCGGCTTTTGCCTTAGCAATATATATCAAAGCCTTTGCAAGAATATTACCTGATGCCACATCGGGAACCATCCACAGATCTGCATCACCACTAACGAGAGAAGTAACGCCTTTGAGCTCTGCTGCTCTTTTTGAAATTGCTATATCAAATCCCATTGGTCCATCGAGATACACCTTAATCCCTTTAAAGAAACTCCTATCTTGAAGTTTTGAAATGGCTGCAAATTCAATGGTTTCGGGCATATCCTCGTGAAGAGTTTCAAGGGAAGCAAGAAAGGCTACCTTAATTTCCTCATATCCAAGAGTTTTCATGATCTCAACAGCATTTTGTAGGATACTGATCTTCATTTTTAAATCGGGCCTTATATTCATCCCAGCATCGGTCAAAAATACCAGCTTGTGGTAGTTAGGAACCTCCATGAGGGTTATATGGGAAAAAATCTTATCGGTTCTGATCCCCCTTTCTTTATCTAAAAGGCTCCTCAAAAATGTCGGGGTATCAATCTTACCCTTCATAAGAAAATCTGCTCTCCCATCTTTTACAAGTTCACAGGCCTTAAAGGCGGACTCCACGGGACTATGAGAATGCACTACTTCATATTCCTCTATTCCATGGGATTCTGCAAACTTCTTTATTTTCTCAGAGTCACCAATAAGAACGGGAAAGGCCAGTTCTTTTGCAAGTTTAAGACCTTCAACGATCTCCTCCGACACACCCTCCACAACAGCAATCCTTTTTCTTCCCTTACTTTTAGCAAGTGTAATTATATCCTCAAAAGTTCTAAACATCTTACCTCCTTTTTCCTGTAAATATTTTAAAGGAGAAAAAAAGTAAAATCAGGGAAAACAAAAACAAGCTAAACCAGTAACAAAATTCAAGGGAGACTGACTAAGGCTGGCCGAAGCAAACGTTGAGAAACGACCACTTATTTAGAATTCTTTCTCCCCTACTTCCCTTCATAGCCTCAAAATCAACGAAACCTGAGCTTTTCAAGTAGATATTTTAAGGAATACTGAAAACTTGAAAAATACCTATTTCCCTATTATAATTTTTACATGCCGGCAAATTTACCCCCTCAATACTTCGAAGCAGAAAAAGAATACAGGAACGCTAAAACTATTGAAGAAAAAATTCAGGCACTCAGGAAAATGCTATCAATAATGCCAAAGCATAAAGGCACTGACAAACTGCAGGCAGAGATCAGAGCAAAGATTTCAAAACTTCAAGAAGAGCTTGAAAACCAGAAGAAAGGGAAAAGGACAGGCCCTCACTGGTATATTAAAAAGGAAGGGGCAGGTCAGGTAATTCTTTTGGGTCTGCCCAATTCAGGAAAGACGACCCTTGTCAACGCCCTTTGTAATACAAACTTTGTAACTGCAAACTATCCATTCACAACTCAGCAACCTCAAGCTGCCATGATGGATTTTGAAGATATTAAAATACAGCTGATTGATACCCCTCCCCTGAAAGAGGAAAATGATTACAGGATTTTTGAGCTGATAAGAAACGCAGACCTTTTGACCATTGTCCTTGGCCTTGAAAGTAACCCTATCCTCGATTTTACTTTTATTCAAGAAAAACTTTCGGAGAAAAACATCACCCTAAAGGGAACAGGTACAGGAGAGTATGAACTCTTTGGACCTGTCACAAAAAGAGCAATAGTAATTTTGAACAAACTTGACCTCACCAAGGATACAAAATACCTGGAAGATTTGGAAAGTCATTTCAAAGATACGTATGGAATTATTACCTTTCCCCTCTCTGCACTTTATGGGACGGGTACAGAAGAAGTAAAGAAAGAGATCTTTAAAGAACTGGACATTATAAGAGTTTACACAAAAGAGCCTGGAAAACAGCCAGTTCTTGAAGATCCACTGATTCTCAAAAGGGGGAGTACCGTACTCGATGCAGCAAGGGAAATTCATAAAGACTTTGAAAAAAAGCTTAAATACGCAAAAGTTTGGGGGTCAACAAAATTTGAAGGTCAGCGGGTAGAAAGGGACTATAGGCTCGAAGATAAAGACATCGTCGAATTTCACGTTTAAAGCCTTAAACTTTATCCTGTGATGAAGTACATTAAAGTGTATGGACCTGTTAGTCTTGAAGGTGAAGTAAAAGTTCAGGGAGCGAAAAATGCTGTTCTTCCTGTAATGTCGGCCATCATAC
Above is a genomic segment from bacterium containing:
- the hflX gene encoding GTPase HflX produces the protein MYSTSEKKPEKALLVGVCTSSQERWHELDRLEELQKLAEAAGATVFEKVLQIRPSYDPAYLIGKGKAFEIQNICEQFGIDVVIFDQDLSPSQVRNLEQIIKCKIIDRTELILDIFAQHAETVEAKIQVELAQLLYRLPRLAGKGIDLSRLGGGIGTRGPGEKKLEVDRRKIKDRINHLKRELEEIEKTRELHYRRRREIYKVTLVGYTNSGKSSIMNLLTKSNLLVEDKPFSTLDATTRIMHQEVLSKPVVVSDTVGFIEDIPHHLIASFKATLGVAREADVLIHVIDITNEPIDKKIQTVESVLSDIGCGDKPIIKVFNKTDLVIEKNVIERLRSNYPDALFISVKMKIGIEELKNEIIRRFQRFEELSKSSKK
- a CDS encoding type III pantothenate kinase; translation: MDLLICVDVGNVNIHTGLFIGGKLIKAFDGLPGLEDLRHARAVVYSSVSQRNFRKLSERLVEAQYKGEILRLSSKTQKFLRIHYEDPLQLGDDRLALAYYIWKRHGKGLGIDAGTFINIEWVNNEIHHPIAIFPGLKILVDSFKRGTRLKNYSSLIVNELAKSRRFLDKKIIEDYSHFFPVSSVDCIIKGLVDAIKGLVEGAVKLTGEDRVIVTGGDGEILRNIINMGEYEKHAVLWGLYYFFELFESSSNL
- a CDS encoding biotin--[acetyl-CoA-carboxylase] ligase produces the protein MDRYYIKICKSTNDTAKFFLESGVEIPFVVISEEQTKGRGQQGRKWISQKGGLYSSFVLNKIDSKKALTLGALASYRTLLVFLPVKIRFPNDIFADKKKIGGVLVEQISEATIIGIGINVNQEEFPEEIKGIATSLFLETGVKRPVPEIADSLINEIEDLEGQDYEKIFQEYYKVVSLHGKCFLHLRGGREVACEIRDIDEELNLDTTVGCFKFNDIVWIEWIY
- a CDS encoding bifunctional enoyl-CoA hydratase/phosphate acetyltransferase; its protein translation is MFRTFEDIITLAKSKGRKRIAVVEGVSEEIVEGLKLAKELAFPVLIGDSEKIKKFAESHGIEEYEVVHSHSPVESAFKACELVKDGRADFLMKGKIDTPTFLRSLLDKERGIRTDKIFSHITLMEVPNYHKLVFLTDAGMNIRPDLKMKISILQNAVEIMKTLGYEEIKVAFLASLETLHEDMPETIEFAAISKLQDRSFFKGIKVYLDGPMGFDIAISKRAAELKGVTSLVSGDADLWMVPDVASGNILAKALIYIAKAKAGGLIYGAKVPVVLLSRADEPELKYYSIAFAVAACG
- a CDS encoding TGS domain-containing protein translates to MPANLPPQYFEAEKEYRNAKTIEEKIQALRKMLSIMPKHKGTDKLQAEIRAKISKLQEELENQKKGKRTGPHWYIKKEGAGQVILLGLPNSGKTTLVNALCNTNFVTANYPFTTQQPQAAMMDFEDIKIQLIDTPPLKEENDYRIFELIRNADLLTIVLGLESNPILDFTFIQEKLSEKNITLKGTGTGEYELFGPVTKRAIVILNKLDLTKDTKYLEDLESHFKDTYGIITFPLSALYGTGTEEVKKEIFKELDIIRVYTKEPGKQPVLEDPLILKRGSTVLDAAREIHKDFEKKLKYAKVWGSTKFEGQRVERDYRLEDKDIVEFHV